From a single Candidatus Defluviilinea gracilis genomic region:
- a CDS encoding alpha/beta hydrolase, translating into MSTSQPPSYQTYFIDLPLSRLHVLEVGEGEPLIMVPATISEWEDWLTLVQFMGQWFKVYFFELPGHAQSSPFTGSFSSARVAELVEQLADKLGYERFNLMGFSFGGILAMRAFKRLSARIDRLILIAPCLGWRALPYSKTRLTMLYHVIQQFKRRWVQTFFVKFVRNPRTLSIAIAFVRAIGKLENTIPLKRKLPRTTTTTFDILSSQITEILTMEFDPPSEKHTTPCYFAMSIYDPLLRFDATLSIAETHFADMNVVRLTYPFHQPPRPFTFEELNEGFYGTVNAFMRARA; encoded by the coding sequence GTGTCCACCTCTCAGCCGCCATCATATCAAACCTACTTCATCGACCTGCCCCTCTCGCGCCTGCACGTGTTGGAAGTGGGCGAAGGCGAACCACTCATCATGGTGCCCGCCACTATTTCAGAATGGGAAGACTGGCTCACCCTCGTCCAATTCATGGGGCAATGGTTCAAGGTCTATTTTTTCGAACTGCCCGGGCACGCGCAATCCTCGCCGTTCACAGGATCGTTTTCCAGCGCGCGGGTCGCCGAACTGGTGGAACAACTCGCCGACAAACTCGGATACGAACGCTTCAACTTGATGGGGTTTTCCTTCGGCGGCATCCTCGCCATGCGCGCCTTCAAACGCCTCTCCGCGCGCATCGACCGCCTGATCCTCATCGCCCCCTGCCTCGGGTGGAGGGCGCTTCCCTATTCGAAAACGCGGCTGACCATGTTGTATCACGTCATCCAGCAGTTCAAACGGCGCTGGGTACAGACCTTCTTCGTGAAGTTCGTGCGCAACCCCCGTACGCTCTCGATCGCCATTGCGTTTGTGCGCGCCATCGGCAAACTTGAAAACACCATCCCGCTCAAGAGAAAACTTCCGCGCACCACCACCACCACGTTCGATATTCTCTCCTCGCAGATCACCGAAATTTTAACGATGGAGTTCGACCCGCCTTCGGAAAAACACACAACGCCGTGTTACTTCGCCATGTCCATTTACGATCCGCTCCTGCGCTTCGATGCCACGCTGAGCATTGCCGAAACCCATTTTGCGGATATGAACGTCGTGAGACTCACCTACCCCTTCCACCAGCCGCCGCGTCCCTTTACCTTCGAAGAGTTGAATGAAGGATTCTACGGAACGGTCAACGCGTTCATGCGGGCGCGCGCATAA
- a CDS encoding YebC/PmpR family DNA-binding transcriptional regulator: MSGHSKWSTIKRKKGAADAKRGAIFTRLAREISIAAREGGDPDSNFRLRLAVDKARAENMPKDNIERAIKKGSGEDKDGAVFEEVTFEGYGPHGSALMVTCVTDNRNRTVPDMRHAFSKSGGNMAEPGAVAWQFDRKAYFEFPASQLSFDKAFELGVNAGADDVIDGGDTIEIYSPVESFKTIADALHQAKVQPDESGLRMVAKQEVELDVEATLKFMKMVETIEELDDVQDVFHNVKISDEALAALEAA; this comes from the coding sequence ATGTCCGGTCATTCCAAGTGGTCTACCATCAAACGCAAAAAGGGCGCGGCAGACGCCAAACGAGGCGCGATCTTCACGCGGCTCGCCAGAGAAATTTCCATCGCGGCGCGCGAAGGCGGCGATCCCGATTCTAACTTCCGCCTCAGGCTGGCAGTGGATAAAGCCCGCGCTGAAAACATGCCCAAAGATAATATCGAACGCGCCATCAAAAAAGGTTCGGGCGAAGACAAAGACGGAGCCGTCTTTGAAGAGGTCACTTTCGAGGGCTACGGTCCGCACGGCTCGGCGTTGATGGTCACTTGCGTCACCGATAATCGCAATCGCACCGTCCCCGATATGCGCCACGCGTTTAGCAAATCGGGCGGCAACATGGCAGAGCCCGGCGCGGTGGCATGGCAATTCGATCGCAAAGCCTATTTTGAATTTCCCGCCAGTCAGTTATCGTTCGACAAAGCCTTCGAGTTGGGCGTCAACGCGGGCGCAGACGATGTCATCGACGGCGGCGATACCATCGAAATTTATTCGCCCGTCGAATCGTTCAAAACCATCGCCGACGCATTGCATCAAGCCAAAGTCCAGCCGGACGAATCGGGCTTGCGCATGGTCGCCAAACAGGAAGTGGAACTCGATGTGGAAGCCACGTTGAAGTTCATGAAGATGGTCGAGACCATCGAGGAACTCGACGACGTGCAAGACGTTTTCCACAACGTCAAAATTTCAGACGAAGCCCTCGCCGCGCTCGAAGCCGCTTGA
- a CDS encoding DNA adenine methylase, producing the protein MAEIKTPLRYPGGKSRAIKQMKHLLPKEFDEYREPFVGGGSFFIYLKQKKPDLKIWINDLNPELYFFWKYAQADSEKLSCGILKVRKERRNGQELFDELLQVDVKTLTEFERAIRFFVLNRITFSGVVESGGFSQLAFESRFTESSIERVAKMGQLLDGVKITHLDYRELLKDGDKEVFTFLDPPYFKATKSRLYGKNGILHTEFNHDDFARGVKACKHSWLITYDDSSEIRNNFSFANIYEWELQYGMNNYKQGKAEKGNELFISNYELPRLSEKTRKKTRSEMQLSLL; encoded by the coding sequence ATGGCTGAGATAAAAACTCCCCTGCGCTATCCCGGCGGAAAATCACGGGCAATCAAGCAGATGAAACATCTTCTGCCGAAAGAGTTTGATGAATACCGCGAGCCCTTCGTGGGCGGCGGCTCATTTTTCATATACCTAAAGCAGAAAAAACCTGATCTGAAGATCTGGATAAACGATCTAAACCCAGAACTTTATTTTTTCTGGAAATACGCCCAAGCCGATTCAGAAAAACTGTCATGTGGAATATTAAAGGTTAGGAAGGAAAGGCGCAATGGGCAGGAATTGTTCGATGAATTGCTTCAAGTTGACGTCAAAACTCTAACCGAGTTTGAGCGCGCCATTCGTTTCTTTGTACTAAACCGCATCACATTTTCTGGCGTTGTTGAATCTGGCGGATTTTCGCAACTTGCGTTTGAAAGCAGGTTTACTGAATCTTCCATCGAACGAGTCGCAAAAATGGGGCAACTCTTGGATGGAGTGAAAATTACCCATTTGGATTATCGGGAACTCTTGAAAGATGGAGATAAGGAAGTGTTCACCTTCCTTGATCCGCCTTATTTCAAAGCAACCAAATCGCGGTTATATGGAAAAAATGGAATTCTTCATACCGAATTTAACCACGATGATTTTGCGCGGGGGGTAAAAGCGTGCAAACATTCATGGTTGATTACTTATGATGACTCGTCTGAAATTAGAAACAACTTTTCGTTTGCCAATATTTACGAGTGGGAATTGCAGTACGGGATGAACAATTACAAACAAGGAAAGGCTGAGAAGGGTAATGAGCTTTTTATTTCAAATTACGAACTTCCTCGACTATCCGAAAAAACAAGAAAGAAAACTCGCTCCGAAATGCAGTTGTCTTTGCTTTAA
- a CDS encoding SGNH/GDSL hydrolase family protein: protein MKQKLLFTLLLTSLLAACSSGRGTPAERVTATDAPLQPPSEVAPTVAAVTAPPATPAATGTPMPPLEKDAFMDLPVVPMGVSDAMRAVYQRGIENGNDPARFAIIGDCQNVSSYFLSAFDNPNEYSLGSEYAYLQPTIEYYQGSFSRVSLAVKGGFNAAAVISPLRADPKSCKAGESPLDCELRTWKPSIVFVSMETWWSQKPAEEYDKYMRKVLDRIIEFGAVPIIATKADNLEGDHAINNAIAQLAYEYEIPLWNYWAAVQPLPDQGLSDDRFHLTFARNFFDDPKRMENAWPWRNLTALQSLDAVHNALKEK from the coding sequence ATGAAACAAAAACTGCTTTTCACACTCTTGTTGACTTCGCTCCTCGCCGCCTGTTCGTCTGGCAGAGGGACTCCCGCTGAGCGTGTTACCGCGACGGATGCCCCGCTTCAACCTCCCAGTGAGGTTGCTCCCACGGTGGCGGCTGTGACCGCCCCCCCGGCGACTCCCGCCGCCACTGGCACACCCATGCCTCCCCTGGAGAAAGACGCGTTCATGGATCTGCCGGTCGTCCCCATGGGAGTCAGCGATGCGATGCGCGCCGTCTATCAACGCGGAATCGAAAACGGCAACGACCCCGCCCGCTTCGCCATCATCGGCGATTGCCAGAATGTTTCATCGTATTTTCTCTCCGCGTTCGACAACCCGAACGAGTACAGCCTCGGGAGCGAGTACGCCTACCTCCAGCCGACGATCGAGTATTATCAGGGTTCATTCTCGCGCGTGAGCCTGGCGGTGAAGGGAGGGTTCAACGCCGCGGCAGTCATCTCGCCGTTGCGCGCCGACCCCAAGTCTTGCAAAGCTGGAGAATCCCCGCTCGATTGCGAATTGCGGACGTGGAAACCGTCCATCGTCTTCGTCAGCATGGAAACATGGTGGTCGCAAAAACCCGCCGAGGAATACGACAAATACATGCGCAAAGTGTTGGACCGCATCATCGAGTTCGGCGCGGTGCCGATCATCGCCACCAAAGCCGATAACCTCGAAGGCGATCACGCCATCAATAACGCCATCGCCCAACTCGCCTACGAATACGAGATTCCCTTGTGGAATTATTGGGCGGCGGTTCAGCCTCTGCCCGATCAGGGATTGAGCGATGACCGCTTCCATCTCACGTTTGCGCGCAACTTTTTCGACGACCCGAAGCGCATGGAAAATGCCTGGCCCTGGCGCAACCTCACCGCGTTGCAGTCGCTCGATGCCGTGCATAATGCGTTGAAGGAAAAGTAA
- a CDS encoding TVP38/TMEM64 family protein: protein MSLQKIILYSSIALSLILLWVYRLPIIDSLRWFSNLNAVIESIRGYGYWGPAVLFLLFILQAFIAFIPGQALMIASGYIYGFIGGILITWTSLVLGGQIAFWLSRKFGRPFAEKWIAPATLDRWDKSAAGQGVAFYVITLVMPLIPNDAMCYVAGLGNMEPRRFLLANMLGRGIASILTVTVGAYVNQIPALIWIFLAGFILLGVAGWFVARRYQRANQP, encoded by the coding sequence ATGTCGTTACAAAAAATCATTCTTTATTCGTCGATCGCGTTATCGCTGATTCTATTGTGGGTCTATCGCCTGCCCATCATCGACTCTCTGCGCTGGTTCAGCAACCTGAACGCGGTGATCGAATCGATTCGCGGATACGGCTATTGGGGACCCGCCGTGCTATTCCTTCTTTTCATCCTCCAGGCGTTCATCGCCTTCATCCCCGGTCAGGCATTGATGATCGCCAGCGGCTACATCTACGGCTTCATCGGCGGCATCCTCATCACATGGACCAGCCTCGTGCTGGGCGGACAGATCGCGTTCTGGCTCTCTCGCAAATTTGGACGCCCCTTCGCCGAAAAATGGATCGCCCCAGCCACCCTCGACCGCTGGGATAAAAGCGCGGCGGGCCAGGGCGTGGCGTTCTACGTCATCACCCTCGTCATGCCGTTGATACCGAACGACGCAATGTGTTACGTGGCGGGTCTCGGCAACATGGAGCCGCGGCGCTTCCTACTGGCAAACATGCTGGGGCGCGGAATCGCCAGCATTCTCACGGTCACTGTCGGCGCGTACGTCAACCAGATTCCCGCGCTGATCTGGATCTTCCTCGCCGGGTTTATCCTTTTGGGAGTGGCGGGCTGGTTCGTGGCGCGACGCTACCAAAGGGCGAACCAGCCGTAA
- a CDS encoding sulfite exporter TauE/SafE family protein: MLLLAFLAAIVAGAVNALAGGGTLITFPMLVFLGIPPVTANVTNTVALCPGYFGGAFAQRNDLRGQGKRLWLVLPAGIFGGVLGGFLLLQTGEKLFSDLVPFLILLASGLLAAQDPIRAWLTRRLGASHGSLESFTWLPVGLASVYGGYFGAGLGVMLLSALGLTVNDTLTRLNALKQAVSFIVNVAAAVFFLFSGKVAWTVAIVMAVGALLGGMIGGRLAGRVKPSVLKGMVIVIGVCISILYFFRG, translated from the coding sequence ATGCTCCTCCTTGCCTTCCTTGCCGCCATAGTCGCCGGCGCGGTCAACGCTCTCGCCGGCGGCGGGACGCTCATCACCTTTCCCATGCTTGTCTTTTTGGGAATCCCGCCCGTCACTGCCAATGTGACGAACACCGTCGCGCTGTGTCCCGGCTATTTCGGCGGGGCGTTTGCCCAACGCAACGACCTGCGCGGGCAGGGGAAACGTCTGTGGTTGGTCTTACCCGCCGGAATCTTTGGCGGCGTGCTGGGCGGATTTTTGTTGTTGCAGACCGGTGAAAAGTTGTTCAGCGACCTCGTCCCATTTTTGATTCTGCTGGCGTCGGGCTTGCTTGCCGCGCAGGACCCGATCCGGGCATGGCTCACGCGTCGACTGGGCGCATCGCATGGTTCGCTCGAATCGTTCACATGGCTTCCGGTAGGGCTGGCTTCGGTCTATGGCGGGTATTTCGGGGCTGGGCTGGGTGTGATGCTCCTTTCAGCGCTGGGACTGACCGTCAATGACACGCTCACGCGGTTGAACGCGTTGAAGCAGGCGGTATCGTTCATCGTCAACGTGGCGGCGGCGGTCTTCTTCCTGTTCTCGGGAAAAGTCGCATGGACTGTGGCAATTGTCATGGCGGTCGGAGCGTTGCTGGGTGGGATGATCGGCGGCAGGCTGGCTGGTCGCGTCAAGCCCTCCGTATTGAAGGGGATGGTCATCGTCATTGGCGTGTGCATTTCCATCCTCTACTTTTTTCGAGGCTAA
- the ruvA gene encoding Holliday junction branch migration protein RuvA, whose translation MISTLRGEIAQIEETSLIVEVGGVGLRVFVPAPLRMRVKTGETAYLFTHLVVREDALTLYGFESQADRDLFNMLLGVDGVGPKVALSVLSTMTLDAIQRAIFADEAELLSRVPGVGKKTAQKMALHLKDKLKPLDGLKQVALMSDADSEVLAALTALGYSVVEAQSAIQSIPKDASKDAEERLRIALQYFQ comes from the coding sequence ATGATCTCAACCCTCCGTGGAGAAATAGCGCAAATCGAAGAGACATCCCTCATCGTCGAAGTGGGGGGCGTGGGGTTGCGTGTCTTTGTCCCCGCGCCGTTGCGGATGCGCGTCAAGACTGGCGAGACGGCGTACTTGTTCACGCATCTTGTCGTTCGCGAAGACGCGTTGACGTTGTACGGATTCGAATCGCAAGCCGACAGGGATTTGTTCAACATGCTTCTCGGCGTGGACGGGGTTGGTCCCAAGGTCGCGTTGTCCGTTTTGTCAACGATGACTCTCGATGCGATCCAACGCGCGATCTTCGCCGATGAAGCCGAGTTGTTGAGTCGCGTGCCGGGGGTGGGCAAAAAGACCGCGCAGAAGATGGCTCTTCATCTCAAAGACAAGTTGAAACCGCTCGATGGCTTGAAGCAGGTTGCCCTGATGTCCGACGCGGATTCGGAAGTCCTCGCCGCGCTGACTGCGTTGGGCTATTCCGTTGTCGAGGCGCAGTCTGCCATTCAATCCATCCCGAAAGACGCGAGCAAAGACGCGGAAGAACGTCTGAGGATCGCGTTGCAGTATTTTCAATAA
- a CDS encoding SGNH/GDSL hydrolase family protein: MPTPRLFPLLLKTTLLFVLLNFAFIFTNNIPLGKLSLYNKIFPGRERFPFGENQRGYNLSLFNLDAMFAAHVLAGTPKADDEFRVLLIGDSSVWGTLLTPEQNLAGQLNSQNISACGKTLHAYNLGYPYISLLQELMILDEALQYQPDMVVWLTTLESFPQEKQLTAPLVANSPGRVKKLIAKYQLHLDPNDPALNHPTVWDQTLINRRKEIADLIRLQLYGAMWASTGVDQFYPESYEPAQLDYEKDDEFHGIKPAETLQGKLSFEILDAGMNAAGAPTLLVNEPILISNGVNSDIRYNFFYPRWAFDEYRAALAEHASAQGYPYIDLWDLVPMTEFTNSGVHLTPFGESMLAEKIGASIQNFCK; encoded by the coding sequence ATGCCTACCCCTCGCCTCTTCCCCCTCCTCCTCAAAACAACACTCCTCTTTGTGTTGCTCAATTTTGCGTTCATCTTTACAAATAACATTCCTCTCGGCAAACTCTCGCTCTACAACAAAATCTTCCCAGGGCGCGAGCGTTTTCCCTTCGGCGAAAACCAACGCGGATACAACCTCAGCCTGTTCAATCTCGATGCCATGTTTGCCGCGCATGTTCTCGCCGGCACACCCAAAGCGGACGACGAATTCCGCGTCCTGCTCATCGGCGACTCATCCGTGTGGGGCACGTTGCTCACCCCCGAACAAAACCTCGCGGGACAGTTGAACTCACAAAATATCTCAGCCTGCGGAAAGACCCTCCATGCCTACAACCTCGGCTATCCATACATCTCGCTCTTGCAAGAGCTGATGATCCTCGACGAGGCATTGCAATATCAACCCGACATGGTCGTCTGGCTCACAACGCTGGAATCGTTCCCGCAAGAGAAACAACTCACCGCGCCGCTCGTTGCCAACAGCCCCGGACGCGTGAAAAAATTAATCGCCAAATACCAATTGCATCTCGATCCCAACGACCCGGCGCTGAACCACCCCACCGTGTGGGACCAAACGCTGATTAACCGCCGCAAAGAGATTGCGGATCTCATCCGCTTGCAACTGTACGGCGCGATGTGGGCATCCACTGGCGTGGATCAGTTCTACCCCGAATCCTACGAACCCGCGCAACTTGATTACGAAAAGGACGATGAATTCCACGGCATCAAACCCGCTGAAACATTACAGGGCAAACTTTCGTTCGAAATCCTCGACGCCGGCATGAACGCCGCCGGCGCGCCGACCCTCCTCGTGAACGAACCGATCCTCATCAGCAACGGCGTCAACTCAGACATCCGCTATAATTTTTTCTACCCGCGCTGGGCATTCGACGAGTACCGCGCCGCGCTCGCCGAACACGCCTCCGCGCAAGGCTATCCCTACATAGACCTGTGGGACCTCGTCCCAATGACCGAATTCACCAACAGCGGCGTGCACCTCACGCCCTTTGGCGAATCGATGCTTGCCGAAAAGATCGGCGCATCCATTCAAAATTTTTGCAAATAG
- the ruvC gene encoding crossover junction endodeoxyribonuclease RuvC — protein MTLALGIDPGTATTGYGLARLMPDGELVAVSFGIITTPKDATPSARLEMLYTNLRKIIKQHKPDTSAVEKLFFARNVTTGIAVGQARGVVLLALEQAGIEIFEYTPKEVKQAVAGYGSAEKRQVQEMVRALLQLDSIPKPDDAADALAIAITHLNTKRY, from the coding sequence ATGACCCTCGCACTTGGAATTGACCCCGGCACCGCCACCACTGGATACGGACTCGCGCGCCTCATGCCCGACGGGGAACTGGTCGCAGTTTCCTTCGGCATTATCACCACCCCCAAAGACGCAACCCCGTCTGCCCGGCTGGAGATGTTGTATACCAACCTGCGAAAAATCATCAAACAACACAAGCCCGATACCTCTGCCGTAGAAAAATTATTCTTTGCCCGTAACGTGACGACTGGCATCGCCGTCGGTCAGGCGCGCGGAGTTGTGTTACTCGCGCTCGAACAAGCGGGGATCGAAATTTTTGAATACACTCCCAAAGAAGTGAAACAAGCCGTCGCAGGATACGGCTCTGCGGAGAAGCGACAAGTGCAAGAAATGGTACGCGCTCTCTTGCAACTCGACTCCATCCCCAAACCCGATGACGCCGCCGACGCGCTGGCAATTGCCATCACGCATTTGAATACGAAGAGATATTAA
- a CDS encoding GxxExxY protein produces MPPQEVNEITARIIGCAYEVSNTLGIGFVEKVYENALVRATRKTGLGVEQQFPIKVMFDGVVVGEFFADLFVEKRVLVELKAVSMLTQEHTAQALNYLRATGADVCLLINFGRSKIEIKRLLPSVYWKTPQP; encoded by the coding sequence ATGCCTCCACAAGAAGTGAATGAAATTACCGCAAGAATCATAGGTTGCGCGTATGAGGTCAGCAATACGCTTGGCATAGGCTTTGTTGAAAAAGTTTATGAGAATGCTTTGGTGCGTGCAACGCGAAAAACAGGATTGGGGGTTGAGCAACAATTTCCAATTAAAGTCATGTTTGACGGAGTTGTCGTAGGTGAGTTCTTTGCCGACTTATTTGTTGAGAAAAGAGTTCTGGTCGAATTGAAGGCTGTATCTATGTTAACGCAAGAGCATACCGCCCAAGCCTTGAACTACCTGCGGGCAACGGGAGCAGACGTCTGTTTGCTTATCAACTTTGGCAGATCGAAGATCGAAATCAAGCGGCTTCTCCCCTCCGTCTATTGGAAGACTCCACAGCCTTAA
- a CDS encoding MBOAT family protein, which translates to MGLTQIGASILTALLVGLWARGAARGYFLLALSALALFWFQPAVPLRSFDFWIPSLSIFLVVIVWFITSTAGAWKSRQNLIGLAVLIGMIVLVDLTRYIFPNPILTTTTAPRLIIVIGFFVVAAFAVATSTILSRRLAFTFSLAIISLIILLLILKSPFLSLQASIFFRALTNRPLDTASALDLRWLGFSYISFRLIHVLRDKQTGRLPELSLPEFATYVVFFPSLSAGPIDRAERFAGDLRAEFRLTQDETLLAGQRIVAGLFKKFVIADTLALLALNDALAAQAHTTGWLWFHLYAYAFQIYFDFSGYTDIAIGVARLAGVKLPENFTSPYTKPNLAQFWNSWHITLTQWIRAYFFNPFNRWIRGYKSLPTWAMLLAGQLATMLIIGLWHGVTMNFMLWGAWHGFGLFLQNRWSDFTKTRIAVTNPRMQTALHIGGVLLAFHFVALGWVFFALSSPELSFRVLMKLFGFT; encoded by the coding sequence ATGGGACTGACACAGATCGGCGCTTCGATCCTGACCGCGTTGCTGGTCGGCCTGTGGGCGCGCGGCGCGGCGCGTGGATATTTTCTCCTCGCCCTCAGCGCGCTCGCCCTCTTTTGGTTCCAGCCCGCCGTGCCGCTCCGTTCCTTCGACTTTTGGATTCCCTCGCTTTCGATTTTCCTTGTCGTAATCGTTTGGTTCATCACCTCCACTGCCGGCGCGTGGAAATCTCGCCAGAACCTTATCGGGCTTGCCGTCCTCATCGGCATGATCGTCCTCGTCGACCTCACGCGGTACATTTTCCCCAACCCTATCCTTACAACAACGACTGCGCCGAGACTCATCATTGTTATCGGCTTTTTTGTGGTTGCCGCATTTGCCGTTGCGACATCAACAATTCTCTCGCGTCGACTTGCCTTCACCTTCTCTCTCGCAATTATCTCGCTCATCATACTTCTCCTAATTCTCAAATCCCCGTTTCTCTCTCTTCAAGCCAGCATCTTCTTCCGCGCGTTGACCAACCGCCCCCTCGACACTGCCTCCGCGTTGGACTTGCGCTGGCTCGGGTTTTCATACATTTCTTTCCGTCTCATCCATGTTTTGCGCGATAAACAAACGGGACGCCTGCCCGAACTGTCACTACCGGAGTTTGCAACCTACGTCGTTTTCTTCCCCTCGTTGTCCGCCGGTCCCATCGACCGCGCCGAACGGTTCGCCGGAGACCTGCGCGCGGAATTTCGCCTCACACAAGATGAAACTTTGCTGGCGGGTCAACGGATCGTGGCTGGTTTGTTCAAAAAATTCGTCATCGCCGACACGCTGGCGTTACTGGCGCTCAACGACGCGCTCGCGGCGCAAGCTCACACAACAGGCTGGCTGTGGTTCCACCTCTACGCCTATGCCTTCCAGATCTATTTCGATTTCAGCGGCTACACCGATATTGCCATTGGCGTTGCGCGTCTCGCGGGCGTCAAACTCCCTGAAAACTTCACCTCGCCGTATACCAAACCCAACCTCGCGCAATTTTGGAACTCGTGGCATATTACCTTGACGCAATGGATTCGCGCCTACTTTTTCAACCCCTTCAACCGCTGGATTCGCGGCTACAAATCCCTGCCCACATGGGCGATGCTCCTCGCCGGTCAGCTTGCCACGATGCTCATCATCGGCTTATGGCACGGCGTTACCATGAACTTCATGCTCTGGGGCGCCTGGCACGGTTTTGGACTCTTCCTCCAAAACCGCTGGAGCGATTTCACAAAGACTCGTATTGCGGTTACTAATCCGCGCATGCAAACAGCCTTGCATATCGGCGGCGTCTTGCTCGCCTTCCACTTCGTCGCGCTCGGCTGGGTCTTCTTCGCGCTGAGTTCGCCCGAGTTATCATTCCGCGTGCTAATGAAACTATTTGGGTTCACCTAA
- a CDS encoding glycosyltransferase: MRIAYITQSYPPMISGASIVVEQLAKGMAEREHQVLVIAASDKNHPYISTQKNLTVQRLRSMHHPLRVGQRFLVYPRASILKALEKFRPDIIHSHEPILCWVGFEYAQRAHIPTTFTVHMLPWYVTAVLTDRGGLDKAVEKAGWKYLDILARKSTSIITTTKTVSDIVTGAMSIDSETIPCGIDTRLFRPPLSDGETAAAKRRLNLPFGVPLILHVGRLDPEKMVERVIHAAAEVMDVSPAHLVIVGDGKEKEKLVSLANSLGIQNRVHFTGYISMDDGLPAVYRMANVFVMASEVESQGLVLLEAAASGLPLAAFEATSIPEVVHHNRNGYLVKPGDVHAMADAISQIVDSPALAKQMGEESRRLAEHYDHERAQLLHEQYYRKLIKQQSLEKREKPSSWKRVKVWMGLGE; encoded by the coding sequence ATGAGAATCGCGTACATCACCCAATCCTACCCCCCCATGATCAGCGGCGCTTCGATCGTCGTCGAACAGCTTGCCAAAGGCATGGCGGAGCGCGAGCATCAAGTGCTGGTCATCGCGGCAAGCGATAAAAATCATCCCTATATATCCACCCAAAAAAATCTGACCGTCCAACGGCTAAGATCAATGCACCACCCCTTGCGAGTGGGTCAACGCTTCCTCGTGTATCCGCGCGCCTCCATTTTAAAAGCGCTCGAAAAATTTCGGCCGGATATTATCCACTCTCACGAGCCAATTCTTTGCTGGGTTGGTTTCGAATACGCCCAACGGGCGCACATCCCAACCACCTTCACCGTCCACATGCTGCCGTGGTACGTGACCGCCGTGCTCACCGATCGCGGCGGGCTGGATAAAGCCGTGGAAAAAGCGGGCTGGAAATACCTGGATATCCTCGCGCGCAAATCCACTTCGATCATTACCACCACCAAAACCGTTTCGGATATCGTGACCGGCGCCATGAGCATCGACTCGGAAACCATCCCGTGCGGAATTGACACGCGCCTGTTTCGCCCGCCTCTTTCCGACGGGGAAACTGCCGCCGCCAAGCGGAGACTGAATCTCCCCTTCGGCGTTCCCCTCATCCTGCACGTGGGGCGGCTTGACCCGGAAAAAATGGTCGAGCGCGTCATTCATGCCGCGGCGGAAGTGATGGACGTCTCGCCCGCGCATTTGGTGATCGTAGGAGATGGAAAAGAAAAGGAAAAACTTGTCAGCCTTGCCAACTCGCTAGGGATACAGAACCGCGTCCACTTTACCGGTTACATTTCAATGGATGACGGCCTGCCCGCGGTCTATCGCATGGCGAACGTGTTCGTGATGGCGTCGGAAGTCGAATCGCAGGGGCTGGTGCTCCTCGAAGCCGCGGCAAGCGGACTGCCCCTCGCGGCATTCGAAGCCACCTCCATTCCCGAAGTGGTGCATCACAACCGCAACGGGTATCTCGTTAAACCCGGTGACGTCCATGCCATGGCAGATGCCATCTCGCAGATCGTCGACTCGCCCGCGCTGGCAAAACAAATGGGCGAGGAAAGCCGCCGTCTCGCCGAACACTACGACCACGAGCGCGCGCAACTTCTGCATGAACAGTATTACAGAAAATTGATCAAGCAACAGTCGCTGGAAAAACGCGAAAAACCTTCTTCATGGAAACGCGTTAAAGTGTGGATGGGTCTCGGGGAATGA